A genome region from Bufo gargarizans isolate SCDJY-AF-19 chromosome 2, ASM1485885v1, whole genome shotgun sequence includes the following:
- the UBL7 gene encoding ubiquitin-like protein 7: MSELHICVQLADQPLSPKSIVHLPVHSTGDGDSSCGHRVSVVKQLITATLPESLPDPELIDLVHCGRRLRDDQTLEFYGVQSGSTVHILRRAWPEPPPRPEPVDKIAASREFRALHTALHTSSTYRDAVFKLLGSRESLEQIVVATPGLSSDPVAMGVLQDKDLFTVFTDPSMLDTLVSSHPALVNAIILILHSVTGSSSLPPTDGAAHTVPPATLHMPGGFLFDGLSDEEDEYPQSSRSGSSSNTSGPRPASLGYTGASGPRPITQSELATALALASTPESSSHTPTPGTQGHSSGTSPMSSSVQSGTPITNDLFSQALQHALQASSQTTQQNQWQPQLQQLRDMGIRDEELSLRALQATGGDIQAALELIFAGGAL, translated from the exons ATGTCTGAGCTCCATATATGCGTCCAGCTGGCGGATCAGCCTCTCTCTCCTAAATCCATTGTCCACCTCCCGGTTCATTCCACTGGTGATGGGGATTCTTCTTGTGGTCACCGAGTGTCCgtggtcaaacagctgatcactgcCACGTTGCCAGAGTCACTACCAGACCCAGAGCTGATAG ACCTTGTCCACTGTGGTCGACGTCTCAGAGATGATCAGACCCTGGAATTTTACGGAGTACAGTCAGGAAGCACTGTCCATATTCTGCGGAGAGCCTGGCCGGAGCCCCCACCTCGACCTG AACCTGTAGATAAAATTGCTGCTAGCCGTGAGTTCCGTGCTCTGCATACAGCTCTGCATACTAGTTCTACCTACCGTGATGCA GTGTTCAAGCTTCTTGGCAGTCGAGAGTCCTTGGAGCAGATCGTTGTGGCAACCCCTGGCCTTAGCTCTGATCCCGTAGCCATGG GAGTTCTGCAGGATAAAGACCTGTTCACAGTCTTCACTGATCCCAGCATGCTGGACAC GCTAGTGTCTTCCCACCCCGCCCTAGTAAATGCTATAATACTAATCCTGCATTCAGTGACTGGAAGTTCTTCGCTCCCTCCAACAGATGGcgctgctcacacagttcctcctGCAACCCTACATATGCCAG GTGGGTTCCTATTTGATGGACTGTCAGATGAAGAGGATGAGTATCCACAG AGCTCTCGCTCAGGATCCTCTAGTAACACATCTGGTCCCCGTCCTGCTTCTCTTGGCTATACTGGAGCTTCAGGTCCTCGTCCTATCACTCAGAGTGAACTGGCTACGGCTCTGGCTCTTGCAAGTACCCCAGAGAGCAGCTCTCACACCCCAACACCTGGAACACAG GGTCATTCTTCAGGAACATCCCCCATGTCCTCTAGCGTTCAGTCAGGAACACCCATCACCAATGACTTGTTCAGCCAAGCTTTGCAACATGCACTACAAGCTTCCAGCCAAACAACACAACAG AATCAGTGGCAGCCTCAGCTGCAACAGCTGCGAGATATGGGCATCCGAGATGAAGAACTCAGTCTGCGAGCGTTACAGGCCACAGGGGGAGATATCCAGGCTGCGCTGGAGCTCATCTTTGCTGGGGGTGCTTTGTAA